A stretch of DNA from Anopheles ziemanni chromosome 3, idAnoZiCoDA_A2_x.2, whole genome shotgun sequence:
tctggcagggcgtttgacataaaactgatgtccgctcgtgtaataacgaaaagttccacaaaaagggttttgcagttatttgatcattttcacgtttgaatttagcgttttgttcatcctagagtaacgaacaaaatccgttgcaaacaacaaagcaaaaagtaaacaaatcgctactttgacatataaatgccagtcgaaagaaaatcggaaccggtcatgcctgattccgattttgaggaaggaatgtatctgtcaagAGCGTTTGGCAGATAacttctggaaaaatatgactGATACATTCcttgtctaataagggtataacATTCCCTCAATAATGGTGCACTTGACAGCAGAAAATAGTTGTACCTTTACATTGCATAGGCACTTTGCATTTGACAGCATCGTTTTTTACGCTGTCAGTCCAGTTCGAAGCAGTCGATCAGTGCAAAGAAGGCGCCTTGTTGCGTCCAAAATTTGTGATTTTCCTCTCTTAATTAAGTTTATTTCCCCCATTCAGGCTGCGTTTTGCTGTGTCCCGTTGCAGTAATAACGAAAATGACTCGGTAAGTGTACGGCGCACAGTTTCGGAGCTATCGTCCTTCGAGCAGAGGCTCCCCCGGACTACTCTAACctcaatattttgttttcatttcgctaatttttccttcctggCTTCCTTGCAGATTGATCCGCGAGGCACCCCCCAGGGCCAACATCGAGCTGGGCGACGTGACCCACCATAATCTGAAGCAGCTGAAGAAAATCAACACCGTCGTGCTGCCGGTGTCGTACAACAATAAATTCTATCTGGATGTGCTCCAATCGGGCGAGCTGGCGAAGCTGGCCTACTACAACGACGTGGTGGTCGGGGCAGTATGCTCCCGCGTCGATACGTCCGAGAACATGCGCCGCCTGTACATCATGACCCTCGGTTGTCTCTATCCGTACCGGCGGCTCGGCATCGGTACGGTCATGGTGCAGCACATACTGAACTGCGTCGAGCGGGACGGCAACTTCGACAGCATATTCCTGCACGTGAAGGTGGACAACAAGGGCGCCATCGAGTTCTACAAACGGTTCGGATTCGAAATCGTTGAAACCAAACAGCACTACTACAAACGAATCGAACCGGCGGATGCGCACGTGTTGCAGAAGACGTTGACGAAGAAGGCCGCTGATGCGGCCGCGTCCAGTGGTGGCAGCTCAACGCAGCACCATGACGCGGAAGAGTGTCTCGAAACCAACGGTGACATGGGTGAACCGGCGGAAGCCGAACCAGTTGCTCCGCCGAACGTAAACAATCACTCTAGCATTCAAAACTCGACCTCGCAACAAACTAAGTCGGCGCCGGAGAAAAATCGATAAGATCCTCCCGCCCTTTTGACACACTCCAAAATCGATGCATGGATGGATGCAAAACCGGATCAGGAATCGTTCCCGAAGACAGCAGTCGGTTGTGTCCGGACGGGATAACGAGagagctttttcttttctactcaGTTAAGTGGATTGATTGTGTTTGttaaattatatattttctatACTACTAGTGTCTTCGCCTTCTTCG
This window harbors:
- the LOC131286459 gene encoding probable N-acetyltransferase san, encoding MTRLIREAPPRANIELGDVTHHNLKQLKKINTVVLPVSYNNKFYLDVLQSGELAKLAYYNDVVVGAVCSRVDTSENMRRLYIMTLGCLYPYRRLGIGTVMVQHILNCVERDGNFDSIFLHVKVDNKGAIEFYKRFGFEIVETKQHYYKRIEPADAHVLQKTLTKKAADAAASSGGSSTQHHDAEECLETNGDMGEPAEAEPVAPPNVNNHSSIQNSTSQQTKSAPEKNR